ATGGGCTTGGACAAAGAAGTGGCCCTCATAACAGATGGGCGTTTTAGCGGTGCTTCAAGGGGCGCCTCGATAGGGCACGTTTCTCCCGAAGCAGCCGCTGGAGGACCCATAGCGCTAGTCCGCGACGGTGACATAATATCCATAGACATCCCAGCGAGAAAACTTGATCTTTTGGTAAGCGAGGAGGAATTAAAGGCAAGGCGCGCTTCTCTAAAGCCTTATGTACAAGAAGTAAAAAGCCATTTCTTGAGGCGCTATCGTCATTTTGCGACGTCCGGCGTAAAAGGAGCCGTATTGCTGGACGAATAAGCCTTTAGGGTTTAGTTAGATCGAAAATGTGGGCGGCACAGGTGGTCATATGGGCCTCTGTGCCGCCCACATTTTCAGCCGAGATCAAACTATCAGCTCTATACCGGCGCTCATGCACAATGTACAGTCTAATAATTGAAGGTCATTTGCGCACGGTCAAATGACAGTATATCGTGTCACCGAGGAGCTGTATCGCCGCCTATTATATCGGCGTAGAGTGTTGAGATTAAACTCGAAGTGCTCGATATAACCGTGAACCGCGAATTGAAACAATGACAAGTTAGCTAAAATCCTTACCGGTCCCTGGCCCATTTTGCCTTTATGAAAGTGTATACAATCAAGACACCTTCCTAAGGGACTCAAGTTTAAGTATTATTATAATAACAATGATTTGTTCGGCTAACTGTGATATTTCCTGTGCGATTTCATGGTGAATGTTGAGTAATCATCGAATATTTTGTTGTCGGTAACATATTTCAATGACATTACGAAGAAGACTCAAATAGCAATATGAAGTTGTGAGATGGAGTGTTACAGAGTCTATAATTAAAAGCATTTGTAAATCGCAATAATAGCTCCTTGACATAAGAATCAGTTCCTGGTGGACAACAATGATTCAATACCTGTTTTTGGTTACATTTCTGTTTTCGGAACTCTTATCAGTATTTGTCGGCTTCTTGATTGTTCTTTCATAGAACCTTAAGCCTTGCAATTTGAGATGGTCGTTTACTTGCTTAAAATTGTTTATCTGAGGCACTTAGATTTTAATGGTATCCAGCAAAAATATTAATGCATACCATTCTTAATAAAAAGTGAGAGTTTGAGATGTTTTAGCGTGCCAAGATGCTATAATTTGATTCAAAATATCTAAGGAATTCAACTAAACCTATATTGTTGTGGGTTGATACGGACTGATTATACATGACTTAGTAGTATATCAAAAGGGGGCGGATGAAGTGAGGAAAACGGTAGTGGCAATATGTGTGTTTTCGCTGTTTGTGGTTTTGAGCGGGGCTGCCGTGGCAGCGGATACGATTAAAATAGGAGCTATCTATCCGTTCACCGGTCCTATGGCTGGCACAGCGAAGATGTGCAGAGACGGAACATTGATGGCGGTTGATATCATCAACAACAAATATGGATTCGATTTCTTGTTTGCAGATACAGAAGGCATTCCTTCCCTCGGCGGTGCTAAGATTGAGGTGGTTTTCGCCGACAGCGCGGGCGATCCAAAGACGGGGATGAGCGAAGCGGAGAGGCTTATCACTTCTCAAAAAGTCGTAGCTCTGGTCGGCTGTTATCAAAGCTCGGTTACGAAGACCGCGAGCCAGGTAGCAGAGCGGTATGGGATCCCTTACGTCAATGGAGATTCATCTTCTCCTATGCTGACCGAGAGAAAGTTTAAATGGTTTTTCCGCACTGACCCACATGATGGTTTGTACGCCGCTCAACAGTTTGAGCATCTTATGCAGCTGGAGAAGGATTTCGGCGTTAGCCTAAGGCGCGTTGCTTTAGTCTACGAAAATACCGAATTCGGCACTTTTGCGTCCAGGGCCGAGGAAGAAGCGGCTAAGAAATACGGCTTTGAAGTGGTAGAAAACATCGCTTATACTACTGGCGCCACGAGCTTGACGAGTGAAGTGACCAGACTGATGTCTGCCAAGCCTGATGTTGTTAT
This genomic stretch from Acetomicrobium sp. S15 = DSM 107314 harbors:
- a CDS encoding ABC transporter substrate-binding protein; amino-acid sequence: MRKTVVAICVFSLFVVLSGAAVAADTIKIGAIYPFTGPMAGTAKMCRDGTLMAVDIINNKYGFDFLFADTEGIPSLGGAKIEVVFADSAGDPKTGMSEAERLITSQKVVALVGCYQSSVTKTASQVAERYGIPYVNGDSSSPMLTERKFKWFFRTDPHDGLYAAQQFEHLMQLEKDFGVSLRRVALVYENTEFGTFASRAEEEAAKKYGFEVVENIAYTTGATSLTSEVTRLMSAKPDVVMMAAYISDQILFTKTFKTMGFAPKVWHNTAAPGEPAYLQSVGADGNYLFLRQGFCADQAVNKPVIADVMKIFKEKFGQEMLADAVRSFHAPLALADAFNRAGTTEPEAVRKALLETDIPGKYCLSPWEGIKFDPETHQNVHAQYIICQIQDQKFYTVFPSEFATRKSVFPFPSWEGR